CGCCGATCGCCAATCGCAATCGCAGTGAAATCGAAGCATTAATCGGTTTTTTTGTCAACAGTTTAGTGCTGCGCGCAGATTTATCGGGAAACCCAACGTTTCAGGAACTATTACAGCGGGTAAAAAACGTCGCGATGACAGCCTACGCCCACCAAGATTTGCCCTTCGAGAAGCTGGTGGAGGAATTGCACCCCGATCGCGAATTGAGCCGCAATCCCCTGTTTCAAATTAGTTTCAGCCTGCAAAACACTCCTGTAGCAGCGCTCGAATTGCCGGGAATTGCTTTTAGGGCGCTCGACTTTGACTGCGGAAGCGCCAAGCTCGACTTAGAGTGCAACTTGTGGGAAGATGCAGGAAGCATTCACGGGCAATTTGTCTACAGTACCGACTTATTCGATCGCGCCACGATTTCGCGGATGGCGGGACATTTTCAAACGCTACTCGCAGCGATTGTTGCTAATCCCAAACAGCGCCTTAACGACTTGGCTTTGCTGACAGCGCCAGAATCCCAACAATTATTAATTGATTGGAATGACACTCGCAGAGATTATCCGCAAAACCAGTGTTTCCCCCAGCTTTTTGCAGAGCAAGTCGCGCGCCATCCCGATGCTGTCGCCGCCGTCTTTGAAAACCAGCAATTAACCTACCGTCAACTCAACAGCCGAGCCAACCAACTCGCAGGCTACTTGCAGCAATCGGGAGCCAAACCAGAAGTTTTAATCGGCATTTATGTAGAACGTTCTTTAGAGGCGATCGTCGCAATTTTAGGCATTATCAAAGCAGGCGCAGCGTATCTGCCTTTAGATCTAAATTATCCTCAAGAGCGCCTTAACTTCATGTTAGCAGATGCTGGCGTGTCTATTTTAGTAACTCAACAGCACTTAGCAAAAAACTTAACTGCGCCGGAATGTGCAGTAGTTTGTGTGGACTCCGACAGAGAACATATCGCCCGACAAAGCCCAGCCAACTTAACTTTAGATATCATACCAGAAAACCTGGCTTATGTCATCTACACATCCGGTTCAACCGGAAAACCCAAAGGCGTTTTAATCGAACATCGCGGACTTTACAACTTAGCTTTAGCTCAAATAGCAGCTTTTAACTTAAACTCAAATCACCGCGTTTTGCAATTCGCATCCCTGAGTTTTGATGCCTCGATTTTTGAGATTGTCATGGCCTTGGGAAGCGGAGCCACACTTTACTGCGCGCGCAAAGAATCTTTGTTACCCGGACAAACATTAATTCAATTTTTGCAGGACAATGCTATTACCCACGCCACCTTCCCGCCGTCGCTGCTAGCTGTGCTTCCAGACGCCGAACTTCCCGCACTGCAAACAATTATCTGTGCTGGCGAATCCTGTTCCTTGGATGTGGTGAAACGCTGGGCTTCTGGGCGCAGGTTTTTTAATGCTTACGGCCCTACAGAGGCGACTGTGTGGTCGAGTTTTGCCGAAATTGGCGATTGCAAAAAACCGCCAATCGGCCGCCCAATTGCCAACACGCAACTCTATATTTTAGATGAAAATTTACAGCCCGTACCCGTCGGAATTCCCGGTGAATTGTACATCGGCGGTGCTGGTTTAGCCCGAGGCTACATCAACCGCCCCGAATTAACCGCTCAGCGCTTTATTCCTCATCCGTTTAGCGAGAAAGCCGGAGAACGAATTTACAAAACAGGTGACTTAGCTCGCTATTTACCCGATCGCAATATTGAGTTTTTAGGCCGCACTGACGCACAGGTAAAAATTCGCGGCTATCGCATAGAATTAGGAGAGATTGAAGCGCTGCTGGTGGAGCATCCAGCAGTCAAAGAAACAGCCGTGGTGGCTGAAGCTGATTTATCGGGAAACCAGCGCCTAGTTGCTTATGTCGTCCCCGATCGCGATCGGGCGCTCAATCCCTTGGAAATGCGTAATTTTCTCAAGCAAAAGCTGCCCGAATACATGATTCCCCATGCCTTTGTGGCGATCGCATTTCTGCCCCTAACTCCCAACGGCAAAATCGATCGCCTGCGCCTCAAAGCAGCGGATAATATCACTAGCAATACCACAGATAAAAGCTGCATTGCACCTCGCACGCCAACCGAATCAGCCCTCGCCAAAATTTGGTCAGAAATCCTCAACACTGAGCCAGTTGGAATTCGCGACAACTTCTTCGATTTGGGTGGAGATTCCCTGCTAACAATTCGCCTGATTAAGGAGATTAACCAGCAATTTAACTCCGAGTTACCGCTATCATCTTTGTTCTTAAATCCTACAATAGAAGGTTTAGCAGATTCGCTCGATTCAGGAACAAATCCTAGGGAATGGTCGCCCTTAGTAGCAATTAAACCTCGCGGTAAAAATCCGCCTTTCTTCTGCGTCCATCCCATCTTTGGCGTCGTATTTCCTTATTGCGATCTAGCATTTCAGTTAGGAGAAAATCAACCATTTTACGGACTGCAACCAAAGGGAATTGACGGCGAAACTGCTCCGCTAACTCGCATTGAAGATATGGCGGCTGACTACATTGCAGCCTTGCGTACAGTTCAACCACAAGGCCCTTATTTTTTAGGAGGTTGGTCTTTTGGGGGTTTAGTGGCTTTTGAAATGGCTCAACAGTTGCTCGCAGCCGGGGAAGAAGTGGCTTTACTGGCGGTGCTGGATACTTTAGCGCCGGTTGCTGCTAACAAACCTTCTGTTTGGGACGGTTGCAAGTTTATTCTGACTACTGTTTCGCGATCAATCTGGCCTTTTGTCGTCGATTATTTTCGGTTGGTTGCTGCTGCGGAAAATGTCCAATTTAGTGGTATAGCTGCGCGGTTTCCCAAGTTAAATAACTTGCTAAATTTTGTAGCTAAGTTTTGGCAATGCTGGAATTGGAAACAGGCCGTTATGGTGAGCATTTTATCTCAGGAGTCAAACCAAAACAACTGGCGCGAGCTGGCAATTCCCTCGATGTTTACTTTATTTCAGGCTAACAGTCAAGCAACTCTCAGCTATGTACCGAAAATTTATCCGCACCGAATTACTCTGTTGCGATCGGGAGAAAAGCTGAAGGCGAATCATCAAGATCCGACTCTGGGCTGGAAGGATTTAACGACGGAACAAGTAGAGGTGATTCGAGTTCCGGGAAATCACCTGACTATGTTGAGAAAACCCTATGTTGAGGTGCTAGCCAGACAGCTAAAGCTTTGCTTAGAGAACGAAATAATTGATTAGGTTCGTAGTGAGGACTTTAGTCCGCAAAAAAGAGAGGACTGAAGTCCTTACTACAAACCTAATAACGCTCGTAGTGAGGACTTTAGTCCGCAAAAAAAGAGAGGACTGAAGTCCTTACTACAAACCTAATAACGCTCGTAGTGAGGACTTTAGTCCGCAAAAAAAGAGAGGACTGAAGTCCTTACTACAAACCTAATAACGCTCGTAGTGAGGACTTTAGTCCGCAAAAAAAGAGAGGACTGAAGTCCTTACTACAAACCTAATAACGCTCGTAGTGAGGACTTTAGTCCGCAAAAAAAGAGAGGACTGAAGTCCTTACTACAAACCTAATAACGCTCGTAGTGAGGACTTTAGTCCGCAAAAAAAGAGAGGACTGAAGTCCTTACTACAAACCTAATAACGCTCGTAGTGAGGACTTTAGTCCGCAAAAAAGAGAGGACTGAAGTCCTTACTACGAACCTATTGCGTTCATTTAACTAAAATCCATTGGGCGATACTGAAAATGCTAGCACCCAAACCGGCGGCGATCGGGATTGTCACCAGCCAAGCCGAACCAATTGACTGCAAAGTTTGCCATCGTACCGATTTCCAACCTTTAATCAGCCCGACTCCCACAACTGCACCGACTAAAGCGTGGGATGTGGAAACCGGCAAACCTAAACGAGATGCTAATAATACTGTGGTAGCTGTCGCTAATTCCGCGCAAAATCCGCCGCTGGGTTGCAGTTGGATGATATTTTCGCCGACAGTAGCGATCACTGTTTTGCCCCAGATGGCTAAACCGATGACGATTCCTGCGCCCCCAAGGACTAAAATCCACAAAGGAACCCTGAAATCTTCTAGGGGAAAGGAACCTGTACGCTGGATGTAGGCGATCGCAGCTAAAGGCGCAACCGCATTCCCTACGTCATTAGAACCATGTGCAAATGCTACAAAACAAGCACTCAAGACTTGAAATCTCGCCATCTGTCGCTCGATAGCAGAGTGAGAGGGAGGGCGAGATTGGGATAATATTCCCTCTTCCTTCTTCCCTCTTCCTTCTTCCCTCTTCCCTCTTCCTTCTTCCTTCGCTAAGTTTTTCCAACTATTGAACGAAAGCCCGATCGCCCCAATACTCCCAATGCCAATCACAATATCGTGAATTGGCAGACTCCAGCCAAATGTATCGCGCAAAAAGTCGATCGCACCTGTCTGCACCAAACCCACATCCACAACAGACGGCAAAACAATTATCCCAAATACGGTCAACAGCGCCGCACTCAGCCAAGGTATCCACTCGCGCAGTTGAAATAGAGGATCTGGGCGATCGAGAATCCAATGCTTTACCCCACTGTAAAATAGTGCAGCTAAAGCACCGCTAGCAAAAGGTGTCGCCACCCAAGTTAACGAGATCCTGCCGATAATCGGCCAATCAACCGCATGAATTCCGGCTGCTACCCAGCTAAAACCTGCGATCGCACCTACCACCGCATGGGATGACGAAACCGGCAAACCTCGACTGGTAGCAATTTGCAGCCACAAGCCGCAAGCTGCTAACACTGACACCATCCCGATTAAAAATACCTGCGGTTTTGCCACAAACACTTCTGCATTCACAACTCCTGTTGCAAGAGTTTCGGAAACTCCTTCCCCGAACAGCACTGCACCGGAAAACTCCAGTATCCCTGCAACAATTATTGCTTGTCGCAGCGTCAGCGCCTTCGAGCCTACCGATGTCCCCATTGAGTTCGCCACATCGTTAGCCCCCAAGTTGGCGGCGACATACAAGGCTAGCGTGGCGATCGCGCCCAGTTGCAGAAATTCCACCCCAGAAGTATTTAACATAGAATTTTTTTGAGATAAAACTGGCAGTTCGATATATGATAAGGGATTGTGAGTTTTGGAAATTTTTATGAAAGGCGCAGCAGAAATAATCCGTTCGCTCGAAACGGCAGAAATAAATAGAGTCAAAGTAGAACTCAGCAAAGTGCTCCCCGATATTTACGTTGGCGACACCGTGCGCGTCGGCGTGAGAATTAAAGAGGGCGCGAAAGAACGGGTTCAACCCTACGAAGGCACTGTGATTGCCATGCGGAACGGCGGGATTAATGAAACAATCACCGTCCGTCGCGTGTTTCAGGGCGTCGGCGTGGAACGGGTGTTTTTGATTCACTCGCCCCGCATCGCTAATGTCCAAGTCATGCGTCGCGGTAAAGTCCGTAGAGCCAAACTTTACTACCTGCGCGATCGCGTCGGCAAAGCAACTCGCGTCAAACAGCGGTTCGATCGCTCCCTCTAGGAATGCACCCAGCCTCCTATTGGTGAGAGAGAAAATGGGAAATTAAAAAAATAAAAAAAAAAGTTTCCCATTTCCGATCACACTGTGTTAAAATACGAATCTAGAGGTTAAGCGAATTTCAGCAACCTCACCTGTGCGCTCTTAGTTCAGTTGGTAGAACGCAGGTCTCCAAAACCTGATGTCGGGGGTTCAAGTCCTCCAGGGCGCGCTGAATCACCAAAATTTTAATTCTGCCCGAAAGCGCCCGGATAATTGGCTGGAAACAGCCGAAACCGAAGACTTTCGGGTAGAATTAATTTTTGTGGGCGGTTCGCAACAAAGGCCATCAACAAATGCTCGGTTTAAACAGTTGACAGTTGACAGTTGACCTGGGACAGCGAAGTGATAAGAACGAAGATTTAAGCTCCGTTCTTATCATAATCTGCCGACCTGAGTAAGGGCTTCAAACCCCGGCTATTCTGTGGCTTCTGGCTCGTCGGTTTCGGCGATCGGCATTTACACCGTTGATGGCTTAGGCTTGTAAAAAAGTGCTGGCTTTGGATTTGAGATTTTGGACTTGGGCGTAAGTGGTTAGTGTCAAAAAATCAAAGAGCCGCGAGCCACTCACAAAATCTAAAATCTAAAATCTGAAATCTGAAATCGCAAGGGGGATTCGATCGTGGCGAAAAAAGACGAAGCTCAAGAAACTCAAGAAATGACTGCGCCTGGGTTCGATCCTGCGGGTTTTTTTAAGGAAACTAGAGAAGAACTCGATAAAGTGGTCTGGCCGAGCCGCCAGCAGCTAATTAGCGAGTCTTTGGCCGTGCTTTTGATGGTAATCCTCTCAGCAAGCCTGATCTATTTGGTGGATAACTTCTTTAACTGGGGCGCAGGAAAGGTGTTTGGGCCATGACTTTTGCATCAGAAGAATCTGATTATTCCACAGAAGCGACGGGACAGGCAGCATCGCCAGATAAGCCGGAGATTCAGGCTCGCTGGTATGCTGTTCAGGTAGCCTCAGGCTGCGAGAAGCGCGTGAAGGCAAACTTGGATCAGCGGATTCAAACTTTGGATGTTGCCGATCGTATCGTTCAAGTCGAAATTCCGCAAACTCCAGCGATCAAAGTCGGCAAAGACGGTTCCCGGCGCCAGTCAGATGAGAAAATTTTCCCCGGCTACGTACTCATCCGTATGTATATGGACGAGGATACGTGGCAGGTGATTAAAAATACCCCGAACGTAATTAATTTTGTAGGGGCAGAGCAAAAACGCCGCTACGGGCGCGGCAGGGGTCACGTCAAACCGCTACCTCTGAGTCATTCGGAAGTAGAACGGATCTTCAGAAACGCTCAGGAATCAGAACCAGTTGTCAAAGTATCGATGGCGACAGGAGACCACGTTGTGGTACTTTCCGGGCCATTTAAGGATTTTGAAGGTGATGTGATTGAAGTTAGCCCGGAACGGAACAAGCTCAAAGTTTTACTCTCGATTTTTGGGCGCGATACGCCTGTAGAATTAGAGTTCAATCAGGTTCAGAAACAGAACTAACTAATGGCAAAGAAAGTTGTTGCAGTAATTAAGTTGGCGATTACGGCGGGAAAAGCCAACCCAGCTCCTCCGATCGGCCCAGCCTTGGGTCAGCACGGCGTCAATATTATGATGTTTTGCAAGGAGTACAATGCTAGAACCGCAGACCAAGCAGGTCTCGTGGTTCCGGTAGAAATTTCGGTTTTTGAAGACCGCAGTTTTACGTTTATTCTCAAAACCCCTCCGGCTTCGGTTTTGATTCAAAAAGCTGCTGGTATTGCTAAGGGTTCGGGTGAACCTAACCGCAAGCAAGTAGGGAAAATTACACAGGCTCAGTTGCGAGAAATCGCTGAGACTAAAATGCCTGACCTCAATGCTAATGATGTTGAAGCTGCTATGAAAATTGTAGCGGGAACAGCTAAAAACATGGGCGTGGCGATCGCTGATTGAAGGAAGAAGGAAGAAGGAAGAAGGAAGAAGGAAGAAGGAAGAAGGAAGAAGGAAAAGTTTTTTCTGATTCGTAATTCTTACTTGTCAGTCTTAAATCCTAAATTGCTAATCCAAAATTCCTGATTTTCAATCCAAAATCCAAAATCGCAAGTCGGTTCAGGGGGAGAAGTAATACTTCGCTAGCAACCGCAAATTTTTTAGATTTTAAATGACCGAAATGGTTCAATCTAAAATCTAAAATCTAAAATCCAAAATAGACTGACCCCAGGAAATAACAATGGCAAAGAAAGTATCCAGAAGACTGCAAGAACTTCTCAAAAAAGTTGAAGAGAGACCTTACCTACCGCTGGAAGCTCTGCAACTTTTGAAAGAAACAGCAACCGCTAAGTTTGGCGAATCTGCTGAAGCTCACATCCGTTTGGGAATTGACCCGAAATATACTGACCAACAGTTGCGGACAACTGTATCGCTACCAAAAGGAACTGGTCAAGTAGTCAGAATTGCGGTGATTGCTAAGGGCGAAAAAGTTAAAGAAGCTCTGAATGCTGGCGCGGATATTGCTGGTTCTGAAGAGTTGATCGAAGAAATTCAAAAGGGCATGATGGACTTCGATTGTCTGATTGCTACTCCAGATGTGATGCCGTTGGTGGCAAAATTGGGTCGGTTGTTGGGCCCGCGCGGCTTGATGCCTTCTCCCAAAGGCGGCACGGTGACGACTGACATTGCTCGGGCGATCGATGAATTCAAAGGTGGTAAACTAGAATTCCGTGCCGATCGCACAGGCATCGTTCATGTTATGTTTGGCAAGGCAGCTTTCTCAGCGGAAGATTTGCTGGTAAACCTTCATGCTTTGCAAGAAACTGTTGACCGCAACCGTCCTTCTGGTGCGAAGGGTCGCTACTGGCGCAGTTTGTACATATCCGCAACTATGGGCCCATCGATCGAAGTCGATATCAGTGCTCTGCGCGATACCAAACTTGATGCTGTCTAGCAAGTATTGATCCGAAGGCAGAAGTAAAAGACAGCTTCGGTTGTCTGTGTAAATCTCTCAGGAAATTTGCATGATACCCTTGCTAATGTCTGCCTTCTGGTGATAGTCTAATCAAAAATCCATAAGCTGAAGACCGCAGGTGCCTAGCGCTTAATTTCCTGCCGAGGCCCAAGAAATAAAAAGTCAAGAAAATCAATTAAAAAGTTCTATCTTTTAATTCCTAATTCTTAGTTTTTAATTCTATGCCCCGGCTATAAGGTTGGGGTTTTTGATTGGCAGTTTGAGATCCTAAAAGGAGGTGAAATTAGTATGGGCAAAAGTTTAGCAGTAAAAAATGAGATTATTGCAAACCTCAAGCAAACCTTGAGCGAATCTCAACTGGTAATCGCGATCGACTACAAAGGCTTAACTGTTGCTGAAATAACAGATTTGCGGCGGCGTTTGCGTCCCAAAGGCAGCAGTTGCCAAGTGGCAAAAAACACGCTGATGCGAATTGCTGTTGATGGCGATGAAACATGGCAGCCGATACAGGAATTGTTGACTGGTACGTCGGCATTCATGTTCGTGCAAGAAGATATTGGCGGCGCGATAAAAGCTTACCAAGAATTCCAAAAAGCTTCCAAGAAGACAGAACTTCGCGGCGGCGTAATGGAAGGACGGGTGCTGAAAGAAGCTGATGTGAAAGCATTAGCTGATCTGCCGTCGAAAGAACAACTCATGGCTCAAATTGCTGGCGCTATCAACGGTGTCGCAACCAAGTTGGCTGTGGGTATCAATCAAGTTCCTACTTCGATCGCACGTGGTCTCAAAGCTTATGCTGAAAAAGACGGCGATGCAGCAGAAGTAGTAGCAGAAGTAGCAGCAGAAGCATAAACTGCTTAGTCATTAGTCATTGGTCATTAGTCATTGGTGTTGATTAACACGGTGACGAATGGAGACAAGAGACTAATAATTAACGATCGCAAATCCAAAATCCAAAATCCAAAATCCAAAATCGAACTAAGGAGTTTAACGAATGTCTACTGCAACCGACGAAATCTTAGAAAAACTGAAAACTTTGACTTTGCTCGAAGCTTCTGAATTGGTCAAGCAAATTGAAGAAGCTTTCGGCGTCAGCGCTGCTGCTCCTGTAGGCGGCATGATGATGATGGGCGGCCCTGCTGCTGCTGTTGAAGAAGTAGAAGTACAAACTGAGTTCAGCGTCATTCTGGAAGAAGTTCCTGCTGACAAGAAAATCGCCATTCTGAAGGAAGTCCGGGCAATTACCGGTCTGGGCCTGAAGGAAGCGAAAGACTTGGTAGAAGCCGCACCGAAGGCAGTTAAGGAAGCTATTGCTAAGGAAGCTGCTGAAGAAATGAAGAAGCAGCTTGAAGCTGTGGGCGCAAAGGTTTCTATTAAGTAGTCATAGACTGTAGCCGACAGGTTTCTACCTGTCGCTATGTGACCTCAGTTTGCTGTGCAGACTGAGGTTTTTTTGGGTTAGTTAAAGCGTATTGAGATATTTCGATATGCAAGAAAATAACTAAATTCAATTTAGACAACAATTCTTTACATATTCTTGAAAAACAGAAGACAATTTAAACAAGATTTTATCCTCTTTTATTTTCGTCACTAAATACCTTTGTTGTAAAGACTGTAAACCATTAATTAAATCCATTGATGATAAATCTAAACTCTGTCTTAAATATTCTCTGGATACAGGTTGATTAAACTTACTTAATTCTAAGACAAGTTGCTGTTCTATAGGTGATAGTTTGTTAAATAACTGGTTAAAATTATCTTGCATATTTTTGGTAATAATCAAGCTATTATCCGCTAAAAACTCAGCAACATCCCCATCAAAAATCTTTTTGATTGAAATAGCAATACTTTTCAAATAAACCGGATTACCCTCATATAAATTAATTAACTTTAACCAACTATCCTCATTTTTTAATCCTGTACCTTTCAGAATCTCCACATCATCTAAACCTGATAACTCTAAAGACTTAATAGGATATAATTCTTCATCTAAACACTGCATTTCTGCACATTGTTCTTGACTAATTAAAATTACATGACTCTGATGTTCAACTTCTGCGAGCGTGGTAAAAAAGTTTTGATAATCTTGATATTCTGATTTATATTCTCCAGCCAATTGACCGTCAATAAAGACATTATGAACATCATCAAAGATAATCAAACATTTTTTATACATGAGTATATCTAATAGCTGTTTTAACTTCTCATCTAGATTTTCGGGAATATTTTGTTTGTTACAAACCTTCAATAAATCATTTATAAGTAATTCTAAAGATTTAGAATTCTTTAGACTTCTTACCTCAAGAGTTATTTACTACAACTAAAGCTGTTTTTAGTAAAGATTTTTCTGACCAAGCTCATGTTTTTATTGCTAAGTCACAAGATGCTTTAACAAATGCAATTGCTTCAGGATGGTATCCTTTAGTTGTCGATGGAAGAGTAATTGAAAAACATTTAGCAGACCATTATACTTTTGGAAAAGCGCTAGGTTATCCTCACTGTTGTCTTGAGTTTTTTCAAAAGCGAAATCATTGGAATTTTTATAATAATTACTATGAAATTTATCGCAATACAATTAACAAGTCTACATATTTATCAAATGGGTTGTTACGCCATACTCCATTTTCATTGATTCCCCATATACCTTGCTCTTTTAATTGTGAAGCATCTATCGAGTATGCTAAAAGAAATCGGCTTCTAATTAATGAGGAGAGCCAAGAATATTTAGAAGAAATAGAACATCATTTACAAACACCAATTTTATGTTTGTCAGAACTTAAAATTTATCGTTTTGAAGGTAACATTGTTGCTGAAAATGTAGTCAACTATCAATCTGTAGAGGCAATATATCCTACATCACAAAATGATTTACTATATCAAATACTTGTTAAAGGTGATACTTGTATTGTTGAGGGGAATATTATTAGAGTTTACCGAGATAATTTTCAGATAAGTGCTTATTTTGCTAGAGGTGACAAACATGAAGTAGAGATTCCATTTTTAATTAGTTTTTCCAAAGATACTTAATTGACAAAATAGGTATTATTAAAAATATTTTAGGGAGCAGATAAAATGTATACTTTAGTTTTAATTAGACGAGGATTAATATCATGAATCTTGTAGAAAAAATTATTAACAATATTCAAGAAAAAGACTTACAATATATTCTTGATTTAGAAAAAGAGATTTTGAATTCTAAATTAACTTTAGATCGAAATTTGTTAATAGATGTGGAGGATCAAAAAACCGCACAACGATATTTCTATCTTCATACACTACCTATGTTAGAAGGACTAGGAGTTTTAGAGCAGCAGGAAAATGCTATTTTTTGGGGGACTGTGCAATTATGTTTAGATTTACATCTAAGATATGTGGATTACATCATAGATGATGATAAAATAGACATAAGCAGATTATTAATTACGCAAAAATCTTATAACTATTTATTCCGAGCGCAAATGCTACTAAATCAAAAAGGCTATTTGTGGGGTTCCGATCAAATGGCTATTTATACGCAATATTTTGACTACGAGAAGGAGGCAAATACCGATATGTTTCATGATTTTGGTAGCTTATGGAGACGAGTATCTCCTCTATTCATTGTTTCTGAAAGTTACTTAAAATTATCTGGTCAAATAGTTGATTTTGATTTTTATTACAAACGGTATATAAGTTCTTGGCTGCTCAAAGCAGATTGCTCGGATATTATTAAGGATATTCATAAACAAAAAACTCCGATTACCCATTTAGTATATGATTATGATGCTCAAATTGATAAGAATGTAATGTTGATGGCTAAGACTATTAACTCTATTGATGTCAAACTCGATCGAGGTTTAACTCAAATCAAAAACCACATATTTAACAAACTTCCAATATGGACAATAATTATTGAAAGTTTGTTGTCTTAAAGTTTCGCTATAGCCTTTCGAGCGAAAGATGGAGTACGCCGAAACCCTCTGTTGTCAAGCTTTTTAGGTTTAATTATATACCTCATCTATCCAAGAACCGCTATATCAGGCTTGAACGGCTTTGGTTGTCACTGTCTTTGTTATACCATTTATAAAAAGTCGTGCTACAAAACAATTGTTGGGCGGAGTGAAACGGAGGGTTGTTTCCACGGGCCCGAAGTGTAAGGTGCGTCGCCATGAGATTGTTAACTTAATTTAGGGATTTTTCTGGGCGACACACCCTACAAATACTCCAATTATTTTGCCAAATTCTCAAAACTCGGCTTCCATTTGTCGCACGACGGTTAAAGCAGAATAGGAAACACCGGCTGTACCTTCTCCCGGATGGGTAGAGTCGCCGACTAACCAGAGGTTTTTAATTGGTGTGCGGTTGGCAAAGCCGAACGGGCCGAAGTTTGGTACTCGCTGGCCAATTCCACCGACAACTCCTTTATCGCGCGCCGTGTAGCGGGCAAAGGTGCGAGGTGTGGCTGATTCTTGGTGTACAATTTTTTCGGGTGTCAAATCGAAATATTCGCTTAAACGCGCGATCGCCCCTTCAGCGTATTTTTGCTTCAATCCTTCATAATCAGCGGAATTCCACCACATTCGAGTATCAGTAAAAGACGAAGCGATAATTGTCACCATTCCCTCCGGTGCTCGGCCGTCGCCCGCATGACTCACGGAAACAAATAACGAATTATTCTCGCCAATCTCGCCGTCGTAATCGTAGAGAAACTGAAGGTGCGGCGGACAATTCGCTGGAATTGCGCTTTCATGCACTCCCAAATATATCACAAATGCGCCGGATGCGGGTGGCAATTTATCAACTCGATATTTGTAGCCGGCCATTTGATTTGGCAGTTGGTTTGTTGTATCTAAATTATCTGTTAAAGTTTCTACAACAGACTCGTTTGACATCAATTTTACAAGATTTTGGGCTGTGACGTTGGCAACAATACGATCGCCAGTTTCTGTCCAAACTTCGCCTGTTTTTTGATTGCGAATCACTGTAGCTGTGGCTTTACCGTTAGTGGTGACAATACTTTCGACTGTGTGGCGCAGCAGGACTTTGCCGCCGTAAAGCTCGATCGCACTTACCAGG
Above is a genomic segment from Microcoleus sp. bin38.metabat.b11b12b14.051 containing:
- the rplS gene encoding 50S ribosomal protein L19, encoding MKGAAEIIRSLETAEINRVKVELSKVLPDIYVGDTVRVGVRIKEGAKERVQPYEGTVIAMRNGGINETITVRRVFQGVGVERVFLIHSPRIANVQVMRRGKVRRAKLYYLRDRVGKATRVKQRFDRSL
- the nusG gene encoding transcription termination/antitermination protein NusG, with product MTFASEESDYSTEATGQAASPDKPEIQARWYAVQVASGCEKRVKANLDQRIQTLDVADRIVQVEIPQTPAIKVGKDGSRRQSDEKIFPGYVLIRMYMDEDTWQVIKNTPNVINFVGAEQKRRYGRGRGHVKPLPLSHSEVERIFRNAQESEPVVKVSMATGDHVVVLSGPFKDFEGDVIEVSPERNKLKVLLSIFGRDTPVELEFNQVQKQN
- a CDS encoding inorganic phosphate transporter codes for the protein MLNTSGVEFLQLGAIATLALYVAANLGANDVANSMGTSVGSKALTLRQAIIVAGILEFSGAVLFGEGVSETLATGVVNAEVFVAKPQVFLIGMVSVLAACGLWLQIATSRGLPVSSSHAVVGAIAGFSWVAAGIHAVDWPIIGRISLTWVATPFASGALAALFYSGVKHWILDRPDPLFQLREWIPWLSAALLTVFGIIVLPSVVDVGLVQTGAIDFLRDTFGWSLPIHDIVIGIGSIGAIGLSFNSWKNLAKEEGRGKREEGRGKKEEGILSQSRPPSHSAIERQMARFQVLSACFVAFAHGSNDVGNAVAPLAAIAYIQRTGSFPLEDFRVPLWILVLGGAGIVIGLAIWGKTVIATVGENIIQLQPSGGFCAELATATTVLLASRLGLPVSTSHALVGAVVGVGLIKGWKSVRWQTLQSIGSAWLVTIPIAAGLGASIFSIAQWILVK
- a CDS encoding non-ribosomal peptide synthetase → MQQETEVFVFPASFAQQRLWFLNQLAPDNPFYNVSTALYLTGSLNIRALEQTFNEIVQRHESLRTTFAMLEGEIVQIIAPMLAISLPTIDLQNLSPTQQQTTALQLAIDAAQRPFDLATGPLFKVTLLKQSETEHILLLNLHHIVADGWSMGVLIRELGTLYTAFVNNRRSPLAALPLQYADFAEWQHQYLQGEVLATQLAYWRQQLSAISAIDLPTDRQRPVVPSYRGAKESIALSPALSNSLKSLSQQEGATLFITLLAAFQTLLYRYTGQADIAIGTPIANRNRSEIEALIGFFVNSLVLRADLSGNPTFQELLQRVKNVAMTAYAHQDLPFEKLVEELHPDRELSRNPLFQISFSLQNTPVAALELPGIAFRALDFDCGSAKLDLECNLWEDAGSIHGQFVYSTDLFDRATISRMAGHFQTLLAAIVANPKQRLNDLALLTAPESQQLLIDWNDTRRDYPQNQCFPQLFAEQVARHPDAVAAVFENQQLTYRQLNSRANQLAGYLQQSGAKPEVLIGIYVERSLEAIVAILGIIKAGAAYLPLDLNYPQERLNFMLADAGVSILVTQQHLAKNLTAPECAVVCVDSDREHIARQSPANLTLDIIPENLAYVIYTSGSTGKPKGVLIEHRGLYNLALAQIAAFNLNSNHRVLQFASLSFDASIFEIVMALGSGATLYCARKESLLPGQTLIQFLQDNAITHATFPPSLLAVLPDAELPALQTIICAGESCSLDVVKRWASGRRFFNAYGPTEATVWSSFAEIGDCKKPPIGRPIANTQLYILDENLQPVPVGIPGELYIGGAGLARGYINRPELTAQRFIPHPFSEKAGERIYKTGDLARYLPDRNIEFLGRTDAQVKIRGYRIELGEIEALLVEHPAVKETAVVAEADLSGNQRLVAYVVPDRDRALNPLEMRNFLKQKLPEYMIPHAFVAIAFLPLTPNGKIDRLRLKAADNITSNTTDKSCIAPRTPTESALAKIWSEILNTEPVGIRDNFFDLGGDSLLTIRLIKEINQQFNSELPLSSLFLNPTIEGLADSLDSGTNPREWSPLVAIKPRGKNPPFFCVHPIFGVVFPYCDLAFQLGENQPFYGLQPKGIDGETAPLTRIEDMAADYIAALRTVQPQGPYFLGGWSFGGLVAFEMAQQLLAAGEEVALLAVLDTLAPVAANKPSVWDGCKFILTTVSRSIWPFVVDYFRLVAAAENVQFSGIAARFPKLNNLLNFVAKFWQCWNWKQAVMVSILSQESNQNNWRELAIPSMFTLFQANSQATLSYVPKIYPHRITLLRSGEKLKANHQDPTLGWKDLTTEQVEVIRVPGNHLTMLRKPYVEVLARQLKLCLENEIID
- the secE gene encoding preprotein translocase subunit SecE, whose protein sequence is MAKKDEAQETQEMTAPGFDPAGFFKETREELDKVVWPSRQQLISESLAVLLMVILSASLIYLVDNFFNWGAGKVFGP